A stretch of the Acanthopagrus latus isolate v.2019 chromosome 9, fAcaLat1.1, whole genome shotgun sequence genome encodes the following:
- the lamp1b gene encoding lysosome-associated membrane glycoprotein 1b, protein MKQMCCVQSWCLGVTLQLILAAVLHQGSATVAPPTTAQTTTAPHKEPTRPERGTYHVSGNNGTVCLMAYMGLQLNITFNSVSQNKTVQEVVNIQPNMTKSSGSCRSENASLLLTTDAEKTNLTFVFTLNATSSKYHLSEVYLSAAWPDMKEPFFVQNRSLDYLRGTLGFSYMCREEQTLIVDPKLSINTFQVQVQPFNLTGEQFGAAEECQLDEDDMLIPIIVGAALAGLVLIVLLAYLIGRKRSHAGYQTI, encoded by the exons CTGCCGTCCTGCACCAGGGATCTGCGACTGTTGCTCCGCCAACAACTGCCCAAACCACCACTGCACCGCACAAGGAGCCCACCAGACCTGAAAGAGGAACCTACCACGTCAGCGGCAACAATGGCACTGTCTGTTTAATGGCGTATATGGGTCTGCAGCTCAACATAACCTTCAACTCTGTCTCCCAGAACAAG ACTGTGCAGGAAGTTGTGAACATTCAGCCAAATATGACAAAGAGCTCTGGATCATGTCGCTCAGAGAATGCCTCCCTGCTGCTCACAACAGATGCAGAGAAGACCAACCTCACCTTTGTTTTCACCCTA AATGCTACGTCCAGTAAGTACCACCTGAGTGAGGTGTATCTGTCAGCAGCCTGGCCAGACATGAAAG AGCCCTTCTTTGTCCAAAACCGCAGTCTGGACTACCTGCGAGGCACCCTGGGGTTCTCCTACATGTGCCGCGAGGAGCAAACTCTGATTGTGGACCCGAAGTTGTCCATCAACACCTTCCAGGTGCAGGTGCAGCCCTTCAATCTCACTGGGGAGCAGTTTGGAGCAG CTGAGGAATGCCAGTTGGATGAAGATGACATGTTGATCCCCATCATAGTTGGAGCAGCTCTAGCTGGTCTCGTTCTCATCGTCCTCTTAGCCTACCTCATTGGCAGGAAGAGGAGCCACGCTGGCTATCAGACCATCTGA